In Tolypothrix sp. NIES-4075, the following proteins share a genomic window:
- a CDS encoding S8 family serine peptidase has translation MPVDYAGNSLDKARKLDINSNAQSFTDRVDNLDLNDFYSFNLSSRSSFHLKLDGLKEDADVALIRDANNNGKFDKKEVLSASTRSGKQAESINEILGAGSYYIRVYPDGNAKTNYKLTVWATPFDDAISTIVSTSANLAINTTSVNTEVSVGSAIAPASPTNNTNIIAGTLRADTFNFQSGYAKTVYFGNGNVDYSTGKRDLLNLSQIASTSVTTNYADNSTGGVVYNAGNGNSLFDAITLSDGSQILFQGIETIQFQDKTVNLSVTPNDPLFNQQWDLHITGVNNAWRFTQGNNQVAIGIADTGLGANSNGIHPDLGSTTFVANNYFDESATYSHGTRVEGTIAAASNNGIGIAGINWNSRVEMIDVVGGDSGDYDLVQATQALINGAGDRKLVINLSLSGGSSPAFEQLVANNQGNVLFVIASGNQDQNTIASPASLAQTNNNVMAIGSSWGTQDWYGNAKTPGERISYAGWWGSNYGTGLTLIAPSEFIATSASRTDASATYEMGYYDHFNGTSASTAVVTGIASLVWSANPNLTAGQIKTILSETAYDLGAAGYDTVYGYGLVNASAAVGRAEALERGFA, from the coding sequence ATGCCAGTGGATTACGCAGGCAACAGTCTAGATAAAGCTAGAAAACTTGATATTAATAGTAATGCCCAAAGTTTTACGGATAGAGTCGATAATCTCGACCTAAATGATTTCTACAGCTTCAACCTGAGCAGTCGTAGCAGTTTTCATCTTAAGCTTGACGGGTTAAAAGAAGATGCTGATGTGGCGCTGATTCGAGATGCTAACAATAATGGTAAATTTGATAAAAAAGAGGTATTAAGTGCTTCCACTCGTAGTGGTAAGCAAGCAGAATCAATTAATGAAATCTTGGGTGCAGGCAGTTATTACATACGGGTTTACCCGGATGGAAATGCAAAAACCAACTATAAGTTGACTGTCTGGGCAACACCCTTTGATGATGCTATTAGCACCATAGTTTCTACTTCTGCTAATTTAGCAATAAATACGACTTCTGTTAACACAGAGGTGAGCGTAGGGAGTGCGATCGCACCCGCATCTCCTACTAACAACACAAACATTATTGCCGGAACTCTCAGAGCAGATACCTTTAATTTTCAATCTGGCTACGCCAAGACAGTTTACTTTGGCAATGGCAACGTTGACTACAGTACTGGAAAGCGAGACTTGCTCAATTTATCGCAGATTGCTTCTACTTCAGTCACAACCAACTATGCAGATAACTCAACAGGCGGTGTAGTTTATAACGCAGGCAACGGTAATAGTTTATTTGATGCCATAACACTTAGCGATGGTAGCCAAATTTTGTTTCAGGGTATTGAAACCATTCAATTTCAAGATAAAACCGTTAACTTATCTGTAACACCCAACGACCCCCTGTTTAATCAACAGTGGGACTTGCATATAACCGGTGTTAATAATGCGTGGCGTTTTACTCAAGGAAATAATCAAGTTGCAATTGGCATTGCAGATACAGGGTTGGGAGCCAATAGTAATGGTATTCACCCCGATCTAGGCTCTACCACCTTCGTGGCTAACAACTACTTCGATGAATCGGCAACTTACTCTCACGGTACTCGTGTTGAAGGAACCATTGCTGCTGCTAGTAACAATGGTATAGGTATAGCTGGTATTAACTGGAACTCTCGCGTTGAGATGATCGATGTGGTAGGTGGTGATTCAGGAGATTATGATTTAGTTCAAGCTACACAGGCACTGATTAATGGGGCTGGCGATCGCAAGTTAGTTATAAACCTCAGCTTGTCTGGTGGTAGCTCACCTGCATTTGAGCAACTGGTTGCTAATAACCAAGGTAACGTTTTGTTTGTAATTGCATCTGGCAATCAAGACCAAAATACAATTGCTAGTCCTGCATCATTGGCGCAAACTAACAATAACGTCATGGCAATAGGTTCTTCCTGGGGAACTCAAGACTGGTATGGCAATGCAAAAACACCAGGGGAGCGTATCTCCTATGCAGGTTGGTGGGGTTCTAACTATGGAACTGGCTTGACTTTAATAGCACCATCTGAATTTATTGCCACATCTGCTAGTCGTACTGATGCATCTGCAACCTATGAGATGGGCTACTATGACCATTTTAATGGAACATCAGCATCAACAGCCGTTGTTACAGGCATAGCTTCTTTGGTGTGGAGTGCTAATCCAAATCTCACTGCTGGACAAATCAAGACTATTCTCTCAGAAACAGCCTACGATTTGGGTGCAGCCGGCTATGACACGGTTTATGGCTACGGACTAGTTAATGCATCTGCTGCTGTAGGACGAGCAGAAGCTCTTGAGAGGGGTTTTGCTTAA
- a CDS encoding peptidylprolyl isomerase — MESLSFLTVNDQSISIQQAVKYLQASGKLGQFMSDILRQYVIEQEIRTREDVDISPALTEQTIIDFRLKNQLTDPQSFQEWLKNNGTDYATFYSSVALGFKLERLKAVITQAKLQEYFIERKLYLDRVVLSRIIVDNRELGEELQIQIEEGASFEQLAREYSLADDKIVSGMMGPVSRGTMPDILRAAVDVAKPGQLVGPIELEGRYGLFRVEQFLPASLEDTQLKQALQNELFEKWLAEKIQKLTVKLEVS, encoded by the coding sequence ATGGAATCTTTATCATTTTTAACAGTCAATGACCAGTCAATTTCTATCCAGCAAGCAGTAAAATATTTGCAAGCCTCCGGAAAACTGGGACAGTTTATGAGCGATATTCTCCGCCAGTATGTAATTGAGCAAGAAATTCGCACACGAGAAGATGTTGATATCAGTCCGGCTTTAACCGAACAGACAATCATTGATTTTCGGCTGAAAAACCAACTCACAGACCCCCAGAGTTTCCAAGAATGGCTAAAAAATAACGGTACAGATTACGCTACGTTTTACTCATCAGTAGCTTTAGGCTTCAAATTAGAAAGACTTAAAGCCGTAATTACACAAGCAAAACTCCAAGAATATTTTATTGAGCGCAAGCTTTATCTAGACAGGGTAGTACTTTCTCGGATAATAGTTGATAATCGAGAACTCGGTGAAGAACTGCAAATCCAAATCGAAGAAGGAGCAAGTTTTGAGCAATTGGCAAGAGAATATTCTCTTGCAGATGACAAAATAGTAAGCGGTATGATGGGACCGGTAAGCAGGGGAACGATGCCGGATATACTAAGAGCGGCTGTTGATGTGGCAAAGCCCGGACAATTGGTAGGACCGATAGAACTAGAAGGACGCTATGGTTTGTTTCGAGTAGAACAATTTCTTCCCGCGTCTTTAGAAGATACTCAACTAAAGCAAGCACTACAAAATGAGTTGTTTGAGAAATGGCTAGCAGAGAAAATTCAAAAGCTGACAGTGAAGCTGGAAGTGAGCTAA
- a CDS encoding TIGR00297 family protein, translated as MLSFISSLNPWLVGIGLNTVLLGVAFIAPKKLLTPAGLLHAWFLGVLLWGTLGWQGYVVVMFYFLVGSAVTRIGMKQKEAEGIAEKRSGARGPENVWGSALTGALCALAIGIINWGIISTPIQTRLIASLLLLGFVASFSTKLSDTCASEVGKAYGKSTFLITTLQPVPRGTEGAVSLEGTLAGLVGSAAIAFLAWGVGLINILGVVWCILAAFIATNIESLIGATLQSKYTWLTNEVVNIINTLIGAIAAMIFALIWAI; from the coding sequence ATGCTTTCTTTTATTTCTTCTTTAAATCCTTGGCTGGTGGGAATCGGATTGAACACAGTTTTATTGGGCGTAGCTTTTATTGCTCCCAAAAAGCTGCTTACCCCAGCTGGTTTATTGCACGCTTGGTTTCTAGGTGTCCTACTTTGGGGAACCCTCGGCTGGCAAGGATATGTAGTAGTAATGTTCTACTTTCTTGTTGGTTCTGCGGTTACACGCATCGGTATGAAGCAAAAAGAAGCTGAAGGAATTGCCGAAAAGCGTTCTGGGGCAAGAGGTCCAGAAAACGTTTGGGGTTCAGCTTTGACTGGAGCGCTGTGTGCTTTGGCAATCGGGATAATAAATTGGGGAATTATTTCTACTCCCATACAGACGCGATTAATCGCGTCTCTACTATTATTGGGTTTTGTTGCCAGTTTCAGCACCAAACTTTCTGATACCTGCGCTAGCGAAGTTGGTAAAGCTTATGGTAAAAGCACCTTTTTGATTACTACACTGCAACCAGTGCCACGAGGGACAGAAGGAGCGGTAAGCTTAGAAGGAACTCTCGCAGGTTTGGTAGGATCGGCTGCGATCGCCTTTCTCGCTTGGGGTGTCGGTTTAATTAATATACTCGGTGTAGTTTGGTGTATTCTGGCAGCCTTTATTGCCACTAACATAGAAAGTCTGATTGGCGCGACTTTGCAATCTAAATATACATGGTTAACTAATGAAGTCGTCAATATTATAAATACATTAATTGGTGCGATCGCTGCAATGATATTCGCCTTAATATGGGCAATCTAG
- a CDS encoding esterase/lipase family protein — protein MNTETQQRNTVVLVHGINDTGQVFQTMATYLRKRGWSVYTLDLIPNNGDFGLEKLAQQVADYIADSFAAEQPLDIVGFSMGGIISRYYVQRLGGINRVQRFITISSPHNGTAIAYASLRPGCVQMRPNSAFLQDLNSDVAMLKQLNFTSMWTPYDLMIVPANSSRLPLGTEVIVPSRLHPWMLTDSRCLAAVAEALTAPINSGRQFGHTQDFQKSLLGNDNT, from the coding sequence ATGAATACTGAGACTCAGCAACGCAATACCGTGGTATTGGTACATGGTATTAACGATACGGGGCAAGTTTTCCAGACAATGGCAACCTACCTAAGAAAGCGGGGATGGTCTGTGTATACTTTGGATTTAATCCCGAATAACGGTGATTTTGGTCTGGAGAAATTAGCACAGCAAGTTGCTGATTATATTGCCGACAGCTTTGCCGCAGAACAACCACTAGATATAGTTGGTTTTAGCATGGGGGGAATTATCAGCCGTTACTATGTGCAGCGACTGGGAGGAATTAATCGCGTACAGCGGTTCATTACAATATCTTCGCCCCATAATGGAACGGCGATCGCTTATGCTTCCCTACGTCCGGGGTGCGTGCAAATGCGTCCTAACAGCGCTTTTCTGCAAGATTTGAATAGTGACGTGGCGATGTTAAAGCAGTTGAATTTTACCTCAATGTGGACACCGTATGATTTAATGATTGTGCCGGCAAATAGTTCGCGTCTTCCACTAGGAACAGAGGTGATAGTACCATCGAGGCTGCACCCTTGGATGTTAACCGACTCACGCTGTTTGGCAGCAGTAGCAGAAGCATTAACAGCGCCAATTAATTCCGGTCGCCAATTTGGGCATACTCAGGACTTCCAAAAATCGCTTCTGGGTAACGATAATACTTAA
- a CDS encoding tetratricopeptide repeat protein, protein MIDEVAIAFDSKDYHTAAKLLKQLLKESPDNPWVQFYVARLHEVSGKRQDAEKVFRQLLRSATNAKIISLARQGLQRLQEIEQEERQRAIFQATADPNNTDIGILILEPISNELKTAAAQKFAKIMQLDPYTARLVLPSRGWRLYRTGAIGELQFYGEQLRKAEIPCFWARIADIQKIQVFQVKHFQESTTKATVVCRNQLNTLGSLTFDWSEVKAKVVGLLPIFEEVVDLNARRKLEGKTQTQDYAQFCDLHLPGRSCILRLYDNGYEFDQGVEITPKISQSTIRINWNSLLNWIEQQLPTVKLWSDFTPFGETLLDQTEMLGQIQSHIHLFRREKTNWDPAFHLYSGLIFVKGNG, encoded by the coding sequence ATGATCGATGAAGTTGCGATCGCCTTTGACTCTAAAGACTATCACACCGCCGCCAAATTACTCAAACAGCTATTAAAAGAATCTCCCGATAATCCTTGGGTGCAATTTTATGTAGCACGTCTGCATGAAGTCTCTGGAAAGCGACAAGATGCGGAAAAAGTTTTTCGGCAACTGCTGCGAAGTGCAACTAATGCCAAAATAATCAGCCTAGCGCGTCAGGGTTTGCAGCGTCTGCAAGAAATTGAGCAAGAAGAAAGACAAAGAGCGATTTTTCAAGCAACAGCTGACCCCAACAACACCGATATCGGCATCTTAATTTTAGAACCTATAAGCAACGAGCTGAAAACCGCAGCCGCTCAAAAATTTGCCAAAATCATGCAGCTAGACCCCTACACCGCAAGACTGGTGCTACCAAGTCGTGGCTGGCGGCTTTATCGAACTGGAGCCATAGGAGAACTACAATTTTATGGTGAGCAACTACGTAAAGCTGAAATTCCTTGCTTTTGGGCAAGAATAGCTGACATTCAAAAAATTCAAGTTTTTCAAGTCAAGCATTTTCAAGAATCTACCACAAAAGCCACTGTTGTTTGTCGCAATCAACTTAATACACTCGGTTCCCTAACCTTTGATTGGTCAGAAGTCAAAGCCAAAGTAGTCGGACTTTTGCCCATTTTTGAGGAAGTTGTAGATTTAAACGCACGACGCAAACTCGAAGGCAAAACCCAAACCCAAGACTACGCCCAATTTTGTGATTTACACTTACCTGGTAGAAGTTGTATTTTACGACTTTATGACAACGGCTATGAATTCGACCAAGGTGTAGAAATTACTCCCAAAATTAGCCAAAGTACCATCAGAATTAATTGGAATAGCTTACTAAACTGGATCGAGCAGCAACTACCTACAGTAAAGCTTTGGTCAGATTTTACGCCTTTTGGAGAGACACTATTAGATCAAACAGAAATGCTGGGTCAAATTCAGTCTCACATTCACCTATTTCGTAGGGAAAAGACTAATTGGGACCCAGCATTTCATTTATACAGCGGACTGATATTTGTTAAGGGGAATGGGTAA
- a CDS encoding peptidase domain-containing ABC transporter, translating into MASRENSKADSEAGSELKLGENESLKISVLATLPWNQPPLGWLTPEQQSQLQNRSEIRRYKLGEKIWSKQEGIYQFFIVSGKVRLREEGVGTQLATLEAGDWFGELHSSSVDFKAVAASKEVVVVRWDKALWAEFSTPEIEQFFRGDEGKRGRGKEEEREIGREGKRGRQEEFSPVPPRQSPLFTETLREQQRENTHGESASSPTPPLSYSSTAVSGYPFVSNSNTAAACLTMVAQKLDNPLQLEWVQRQLRGQRPKNVVEAAEKLGFVLRRLQVSWSELRSLSFPALLQWGGEQGKQGNWVVAYGVRGDRLIIANPKSSDRTCEGVSQVIAETAWDGQLWQVEVIQQQEKFNLSWFTPAVAKYKGLLGEVLLASFTLQLLGLATPLITQVVIDKVMVQESLPTLDVMAIALLSVSLFEAVLGILRLFIFTHTARRLDLSLSAQLFRHLMRLPLSYFESRRVGDTVARVQELEQIRQFLTGTALTVILDSIFAVVYLALMFYYNVQLTAVALAVLPLFAILTIVSTPILRGWLNETFNRSADSQSFLVETVTGIHSVKAHAAEPVARDRWEGLFARFIRTGFKASTTSNISSNIGDFLTNFSSLLILWFGAKLVIEQKLTIGQLVAFQMLSGRVTGPLLRLVQLWQNLQQVLLSVDRIGDILNVAPEAEAGTGLVLPALKGEVAFEQVFFRYRQNTEPVLRGISFNVQPGQFVGIVGRSGSGKSTLSKLLQRLYQIESGRILIDGFDIKSADLASLRQQIGVVLQEDFLFNGTILENITLGNPDITAEQVVEAARLAVAHDFISELPYGYENNVGERGTALSGGQRQRIALARLFLSQAPILILDEATSALDSETEQQVLQNLQKVSSNRTVFLIAHRFAPLKRADLILVMERGVIAERGTHSQLLQQKGLYWSLYQRQQANI; encoded by the coding sequence ATGGCTAGCAGAGAAAATTCAAAAGCTGACAGTGAAGCTGGAAGTGAGCTAAAACTTGGGGAAAATGAATCTTTAAAAATAAGCGTGCTAGCAACTTTACCTTGGAATCAACCTCCCCTAGGCTGGCTGACTCCCGAACAACAATCTCAATTGCAAAATCGGTCAGAAATCCGTCGGTACAAGCTAGGGGAAAAAATCTGGTCAAAGCAAGAAGGAATTTATCAGTTTTTTATTGTTTCTGGTAAAGTCCGCCTGCGTGAAGAAGGTGTTGGTACACAGTTAGCAACTTTAGAGGCAGGAGATTGGTTTGGTGAGTTGCACTCATCCTCTGTAGATTTTAAAGCTGTAGCCGCCAGCAAAGAAGTAGTAGTAGTTCGCTGGGATAAAGCACTGTGGGCAGAATTTTCCACACCAGAAATTGAGCAGTTCTTTCGCGGTGATGAGGGAAAGAGGGGGAGAGGGAAAGAGGAAGAGAGGGAAATAGGAAGAGAGGGAAAGAGGGGGAGACAAGAAGAGTTTTCCCCCGTCCCCCCACGCCAGTCGCCTCTTTTTACGGAGACGCTGCGCGAACAACAAAGGGAAAATACGCACGGAGAAAGCGCCTCCTCTCCCACTCCTCCCCTCTCTTACTCCTCGACTGCTGTATCCGGATATCCATTTGTTTCTAACTCAAACACAGCAGCCGCTTGTTTAACAATGGTGGCGCAAAAGTTAGACAATCCCTTACAACTGGAATGGGTACAACGCCAACTCAGAGGACAACGACCGAAAAATGTTGTGGAAGCCGCCGAAAAGCTAGGTTTTGTATTGCGGCGTTTGCAAGTAAGTTGGAGTGAATTACGTTCGTTATCTTTCCCGGCTTTGTTGCAGTGGGGTGGTGAGCAAGGGAAACAAGGCAATTGGGTGGTAGCATATGGCGTAAGAGGCGATCGCCTAATTATCGCCAATCCCAAATCAAGCGATCGCACTTGTGAAGGCGTTTCGCAAGTCATAGCCGAAACAGCTTGGGATGGACAACTTTGGCAAGTAGAAGTCATCCAGCAGCAAGAAAAATTCAACCTCAGTTGGTTCACTCCCGCAGTTGCAAAATACAAGGGATTACTCGGCGAAGTCTTGCTGGCATCTTTTACTTTGCAACTTTTGGGATTAGCAACACCGCTAATTACCCAAGTTGTCATCGATAAAGTGATGGTACAAGAAAGTTTGCCCACACTTGATGTGATGGCGATCGCTCTTTTGTCAGTATCACTTTTTGAAGCTGTACTCGGCATCCTCCGGCTATTTATCTTTACCCATACGGCTCGTCGTCTGGATCTGAGTTTATCAGCACAGCTATTTCGCCACCTGATGCGGTTGCCTCTATCTTATTTTGAATCGCGGCGCGTTGGTGACACCGTAGCACGAGTTCAAGAACTAGAACAAATCCGCCAATTTCTCACAGGTACAGCATTAACTGTAATATTGGATAGCATCTTTGCTGTGGTTTACCTAGCATTGATGTTTTACTACAATGTTCAACTTACCGCAGTCGCTTTAGCAGTATTGCCGTTGTTTGCCATATTGACAATCGTCTCAACACCAATTCTGCGAGGTTGGCTGAACGAAACATTTAACCGCAGTGCTGACAGTCAATCGTTTTTGGTAGAGACGGTGACAGGAATTCACTCAGTCAAAGCACATGCAGCCGAACCAGTAGCACGCGATCGCTGGGAAGGTTTATTTGCTCGCTTCATCCGCACAGGTTTCAAAGCCTCCACCACCTCCAACATTAGCAGCAACATCGGTGACTTTCTCACCAACTTTTCCAGCCTGCTAATACTCTGGTTTGGCGCCAAATTAGTCATCGAACAAAAACTGACCATCGGACAGTTAGTAGCATTTCAAATGCTTTCTGGGAGGGTGACAGGACCATTATTGCGGTTAGTCCAACTATGGCAAAATCTCCAACAAGTTCTACTTTCGGTTGACCGAATTGGTGATATTCTTAACGTTGCCCCAGAAGCTGAAGCCGGAACCGGTCTAGTTTTACCAGCCCTCAAAGGAGAAGTCGCTTTTGAGCAAGTCTTTTTCCGCTACCGACAAAATACTGAACCGGTTCTGCGCGGAATCTCCTTTAACGTTCAACCAGGACAGTTTGTTGGCATTGTCGGACGGTCAGGGTCTGGTAAAAGTACCCTTTCCAAGCTGTTGCAGCGCCTTTATCAAATAGAATCAGGACGCATCCTCATTGATGGTTTTGATATCAAAAGTGCCGATCTTGCCTCATTGCGTCAACAAATTGGGGTAGTTCTCCAAGAAGACTTTTTATTTAACGGTACCATCCTGGAGAATATCACCCTCGGCAATCCCGACATTACCGCCGAACAAGTTGTAGAAGCTGCCAGATTAGCTGTTGCTCACGATTTTATCAGTGAATTACCCTACGGTTACGAAAACAATGTTGGCGAACGCGGTACAGCTTTATCTGGTGGACAACGGCAACGTATTGCTTTAGCTCGGTTATTTCTCTCCCAAGCCCCAATTTTAATTTTAGATGAAGCTACCAGCGCTTTGGATAGTGAAACTGAACAGCAGGTTCTGCAAAACTTGCAAAAAGTTTCTAGTAACCGCACCGTGTTTCTTATTGCCCACCGCTTTGCACCCCTCAAACGTGCCGATTTGATTTTGGTGATGGAACGTGGTGTAATTGCTGAACGTGGTACGCACTCACAACTGTTGCAACAAAAAGGTTTGTATTGGTCACTATATCAAAGGCAGCAGGCAAATATATAA
- a CDS encoding type II toxin-antitoxin system Phd/YefM family antitoxin, giving the protein MANVPEVQNKTMTRIPLTEAQLRLPELIASLQPGEEVQIIRGDRTVARLIAELQPPRKPRQPGSAIGTLTIVSEDETHLEDFHDYMP; this is encoded by the coding sequence ATGGCTAATGTACCGGAAGTACAAAACAAAACAATGACACGGATTCCATTAACAGAAGCTCAACTTCGTTTACCTGAACTGATTGCAAGTCTGCAACCCGGTGAAGAAGTGCAGATTATAAGAGGCGATCGCACTGTCGCCAGACTGATTGCCGAACTCCAACCACCCCGCAAGCCTCGTCAGCCCGGTAGTGCAATCGGAACCCTAACCATCGTGTCCGAAGACGAAACCCACTTGGAAGACTTTCACGACTACATGCCATGA
- a CDS encoding type II toxin-antitoxin system VapC family toxin, with amino-acid sequence MKFLLDTQAFLWFVLNDRLLSQVACDLIVDPLNDILLSPASYWEIAIKVSIGKYQIPGNFETWMEHQIQVNELEILPIKVAHAAAIVTLPFHHKDPFDRLLVAQALTEKIPIVSVDAVLDNYAVTRDW; translated from the coding sequence ATGAAGTTTCTGCTCGATACTCAGGCATTCCTCTGGTTTGTACTCAATGATCGCCTCCTTAGTCAAGTCGCCTGTGATTTGATTGTCGATCCTCTCAATGACATCTTGCTCAGTCCTGCTTCTTATTGGGAAATTGCCATCAAAGTTAGTATTGGTAAGTATCAAATTCCTGGAAATTTTGAAACATGGATGGAGCATCAAATCCAAGTTAACGAATTGGAAATATTACCGATTAAAGTTGCTCATGCAGCCGCGATCGTGACTCTGCCATTTCATCATAAAGATCCCTTTGATCGGCTTTTGGTTGCCCAAGCACTCACAGAAAAGATCCCGATCGTTAGCGTGGATGCAGTGCTAGACAATTATGCAGTCACTCGTGATTGGTAA
- a CDS encoding VOC family protein → MNQTLFHLAFPVTDIAQTKAYYVDGLGCVAGRENKHALILNLYGHQLVAHMTKEPLTLQRGIYPRHFGLIFTVEGDWEDLLRRSQQRQLLFFEEAKDRFVGSPLEHRTFFLEDPFHNLMEFKYYRYPEAIFGSPEYAQIGDRN, encoded by the coding sequence ATGAACCAAACTTTATTTCATCTCGCTTTCCCGGTTACTGACATTGCCCAAACCAAGGCATATTATGTCGATGGGCTTGGCTGCGTTGCCGGTCGCGAAAACAAGCACGCGCTGATTCTCAATCTCTACGGTCATCAATTGGTAGCCCACATGACCAAAGAACCTCTAACACTCCAACGCGGTATCTATCCCAGACACTTTGGGCTAATTTTTACCGTTGAGGGTGACTGGGAAGATTTATTAAGGCGATCGCAACAACGACAGCTACTTTTTTTTGAAGAAGCCAAAGACCGCTTTGTCGGTTCTCCTCTAGAACACCGCACTTTCTTTTTAGAAGATCCTTTTCATAACTTAATGGAGTTTAAGTATTATCGTTACCCAGAAGCGATTTTTGGAAGTCCTGAGTATGCCCAAATTGGCGACCGGAATTAA
- a CDS encoding 16S rRNA (uracil(1498)-N(3))-methyltransferase produces MAQLQRIAIALDQLQQNQILLTPEQQHYLNRVLRLQKGDRFIAMDGMGKSWLAQLQGEEAQILELLTVETELSVSITLMIALPKGNGFDEVVRCCTELGVACIAPVLSDRTLLNPSPQKLERWRRIASEAAEQSERSFVPTILEPISFNAALSSFATQQKYICEGRGNYPHLKNCLHNQGEMSIVIATGPEGGWTEKEIDNAIQAGFQPVSLGRRILRAVTAPIVALSLISAACEL; encoded by the coding sequence ATGGCTCAACTGCAAAGAATCGCTATCGCACTTGACCAACTTCAACAAAATCAAATTCTCCTGACACCGGAACAGCAACATTACTTAAATCGCGTATTACGATTGCAAAAAGGCGATCGCTTTATTGCAATGGATGGTATGGGTAAATCCTGGTTAGCGCAATTACAAGGTGAAGAAGCGCAAATTTTAGAATTACTGACAGTAGAAACCGAGTTATCTGTATCTATTACACTGATGATAGCCTTGCCCAAAGGCAATGGATTTGATGAAGTTGTGCGCTGCTGTACTGAATTGGGTGTAGCTTGTATTGCTCCAGTATTGAGCGATCGCACCTTACTCAACCCCAGTCCCCAAAAACTCGAACGCTGGCGCCGAATTGCATCTGAAGCAGCCGAACAATCAGAGCGTTCTTTTGTCCCAACAATATTAGAACCTATTTCCTTTAACGCTGCTTTATCGTCATTTGCAACACAGCAGAAATATATTTGCGAGGGACGCGGCAACTACCCCCATTTAAAAAATTGCCTGCACAACCAAGGAGAAATGTCAATAGTTATTGCCACCGGTCCAGAAGGGGGATGGACAGAAAAAGAAATTGACAACGCTATTCAAGCCGGATTTCAACCAGTTTCCCTTGGGCGCCGCATCCTCAGAGCAGTTACGGCTCCAATTGTCGCATTATCCCTAATTTCCGCAGCATGTGAACTATAG